A window of the Desulfotignum phosphitoxidans DSM 13687 genome harbors these coding sequences:
- a CDS encoding sugar phosphate nucleotidyltransferase: MDAVSVIILAAGKGTRMNSELPKVLHPVAGKPMVLHVIACARQVTSDHHIHVVVGHQARQVQQAVTACYPVNFSLQKSLLGTGDAVKCAIPALAQDVKQVVILYGDVPLIQPETVADLVSVHRSSRAKVTILAADMDNPSGYGRIICDSMNRVIAIREEADASAEEKKIRRINTGIYCFDRQFLAMALDQLKPDNLQAEYYLTDVVGIASQKNENVAVKVLKDISQVLGVNTLDDLEKTRNLHGHMQNELP; this comes from the coding sequence ATGGATGCGGTGAGCGTAATTATTCTGGCTGCTGGCAAGGGGACCCGGATGAATTCAGAACTTCCCAAAGTGCTTCACCCGGTGGCGGGAAAACCCATGGTTCTGCACGTTATCGCCTGCGCCAGGCAGGTGACATCTGATCACCATATCCATGTGGTGGTGGGGCACCAGGCCCGGCAAGTGCAGCAAGCTGTAACGGCCTGTTATCCGGTTAATTTCAGTCTGCAAAAATCGCTTCTGGGAACGGGAGATGCCGTTAAATGTGCGATCCCGGCCCTTGCCCAGGATGTGAAACAAGTTGTCATCCTCTATGGGGATGTGCCTTTGATACAACCTGAAACCGTAGCGGATCTGGTGTCAGTCCATCGATCATCCCGGGCAAAGGTGACGATTCTGGCTGCGGATATGGACAATCCTTCGGGGTATGGGCGTATTATCTGCGATTCGATGAATCGGGTTATTGCCATTCGGGAAGAAGCTGATGCCAGTGCTGAGGAAAAAAAAATCCGCCGGATCAATACGGGTATTTATTGTTTTGACCGGCAGTTTTTAGCCATGGCGCTTGACCAGTTAAAACCGGACAACCTTCAGGCCGAATATTATTTGACGGATGTGGTGGGTATCGCTTCCCAAAAAAATGAGAATGTGGCTGTAAAAGTGTTGAAAGATATCAGTCAGGTTCTGGGTGTAAATACACTGGATGATCTTGAAAAAACAAGAAATCTGCATGGTCACATGCAAAATGAATTGCCTTGA
- the zapB gene encoding cell division protein ZapB produces MGNDQIHSTFDEIDKKVDKLLERCRSLQIENQDLALRIKQLESDLEEKIQTEAQTSEQEAVIQTKIDGLLTKLDSFIQSE; encoded by the coding sequence TTGGGGAATGATCAGATACATAGCACGTTTGATGAAATCGACAAAAAAGTCGATAAATTGCTGGAACGCTGTCGGTCTTTACAAATTGAAAATCAGGACCTGGCTTTACGGATAAAACAACTGGAATCAGACCTGGAAGAAAAAATTCAGACTGAAGCACAGACATCTGAGCAGGAGGCAGTGATTCAAACGAAAATAGACGGGCTTCTGACGAAACTGGATAGTTTTATCCAGTCAGAATGA
- a CDS encoding cell division protein ZapA, with amino-acid sequence MDEIIKIDLFGEEFRFKPDDQVKDPSQVVQYLTDYIQEAEGMVPNKNSGRNKIAILLLAAMNLSKDFHELKMQHAELEKDMENKISSLMKKIDKGL; translated from the coding sequence TTGGATGAAATTATCAAAATTGATCTTTTTGGAGAAGAGTTCAGATTTAAACCGGATGATCAGGTTAAAGATCCGAGCCAGGTTGTCCAATATTTAACTGATTACATCCAGGAGGCAGAAGGCATGGTTCCGAATAAAAATTCAGGAAGAAATAAAATAGCTATTTTGCTTCTTGCTGCCATGAACCTGTCCAAGGATTTTCATGAGTTGAAAATGCAGCACGCTGAACTTGAGAAAGACATGGAGAACAAAATTTCATCATTGATGAAAAAAATCGATAAAGGGTTGTAA
- the rny gene encoding ribonuclease Y yields MEIVLSLIIVLLLELGVVGFFRIKKKFSLEKLNIEEEQRRIIEAAEIKAETLIKEAQLEAKSRLLEMKGSFDAETQETREELKKEARRLSKKSEKLDQTEDLLIQKEAELHGKEAEINEKLEAVASDEAYYANLVEETRKELEKVSGLTLEEARELLLKTLEEEARHEGAKLVKKITSEAREQADKEAKKIISTAIQRYAGDFVAERTVSVVHLPGDEMKGRIIGREGRNIRALEAATGIDLIIDDTPEAVILSGFNPVRREVARLSLEKLISDGRIHPARIEDVVERAGKEVDLAIKEAGEQAAFDLGVHGINPELIKVLGKLKFRTSYAQNVLQHSFEVAFLAGVIAAELKLDVKLAKRMGLLHDIGKAIDHEVDGAHAIIGAKLAKKYGELDCVVNAIAAHHEDQMPTSVYDYIVQAADALSGARPGARKESLENYIKRLEDLENIANSFDGVVNTYAIQAGREIRVITESGKISDEDAVLLSREIARQIEENLTFPGQVKVVVIRETRAVEYTKK; encoded by the coding sequence ATGGAAATAGTCCTCTCATTGATTATTGTTTTATTGCTGGAATTGGGAGTTGTCGGCTTTTTCAGGATTAAGAAAAAGTTTTCTCTTGAAAAGCTGAATATTGAAGAAGAGCAGAGGCGGATTATAGAAGCGGCTGAAATCAAAGCGGAAACATTGATCAAAGAAGCCCAGCTCGAAGCGAAATCCCGACTTTTGGAAATGAAGGGCAGTTTTGACGCTGAGACCCAGGAAACGCGTGAAGAATTAAAAAAAGAAGCCCGGCGGCTTTCCAAAAAGAGCGAAAAGCTGGATCAGACAGAAGATCTGTTGATCCAGAAAGAAGCCGAGCTTCATGGCAAAGAAGCAGAAATTAATGAAAAACTGGAAGCCGTCGCCAGTGATGAAGCCTATTACGCCAATCTGGTGGAAGAAACCCGAAAAGAACTGGAAAAGGTTTCCGGCCTGACGCTGGAAGAAGCTAGAGAACTGCTGCTGAAAACCCTGGAAGAAGAAGCTCGGCATGAAGGTGCCAAGCTGGTGAAAAAAATCACCTCAGAAGCCAGAGAGCAGGCGGATAAAGAGGCCAAAAAAATTATATCCACAGCCATCCAGCGGTATGCCGGGGATTTTGTGGCGGAACGTACCGTGTCTGTGGTGCATTTGCCGGGCGATGAAATGAAAGGCCGGATTATCGGAAGAGAAGGCAGAAATATACGGGCATTGGAAGCGGCCACGGGGATTGATCTGATCATTGATGATACCCCTGAAGCGGTCATTCTGTCAGGGTTTAATCCCGTGCGGCGGGAAGTCGCCCGGTTGTCTCTGGAAAAATTGATTTCCGATGGCCGGATTCATCCGGCCAGAATAGAGGATGTGGTGGAACGGGCAGGCAAGGAAGTGGATCTTGCCATCAAGGAAGCCGGTGAACAGGCAGCATTCGATTTAGGGGTTCACGGCATCAATCCGGAATTGATCAAGGTGCTGGGAAAATTGAAATTCCGGACTTCATATGCCCAGAATGTGCTTCAGCATTCTTTTGAAGTGGCATTTCTGGCCGGTGTGATCGCCGCTGAACTGAAATTGGATGTCAAGCTGGCCAAACGGATGGGTCTGCTTCATGATATCGGCAAAGCCATCGATCATGAAGTGGATGGGGCTCATGCCATTATCGGTGCCAAGCTGGCCAAAAAATACGGGGAGCTGGATTGTGTGGTCAATGCCATTGCGGCCCACCACGAAGATCAGATGCCCACGTCTGTGTATGATTATATTGTCCAGGCGGCAGACGCATTGTCCGGGGCCAGACCGGGTGCCAGAAAAGAAAGTCTTGAAAATTATATCAAACGGCTGGAAGACCTTGAAAATATAGCCAATTCGTTTGACGGGGTGGTCAATACCTATGCCATTCAGGCCGGCCGTGAGATTCGTGTGATTACTGAAAGTGGAAAAATCAGTGATGAAGATGCCGTGTTGCTGTCCAGGGAAATCGCCCGGCAGATTGAAGAGAACCTGACATTTCCGGGCCAGGTCAAAGTGGTGGTGATCAGAGAAACCAGAGCCGTTGAGTATACTAAAAAATAG
- the tyrS gene encoding tyrosine--tRNA ligase: MSVLSVLKERGFVDAVTHTAELEEYLENNRATCYIGFDPTATSLHVGSLVCIMALAHMQRCGHRPIALVGGGTGLIGDPSGKTEMRQIITQEQIDENKAGIRAQLSRFIDFNNDQALLLDNAQWLTKLEYIPFLRDIGRHFSINRMIKAESYKARMDSEEGLTFIEFNYMLLQAYDFMKLAQNYDALLQMGGSDQWGNIVAGIDLIRRTLGKQAFGITFPLITTASGIKMGKTHKGAVWLDPDRFSPYDYYQFWVNCDDADVARFLALFTFLPMDEINHVKTLEGADLNKAKTILAYEATKIAHGKTQARAALKASASVFGAIEVPDDLLPGSTISRGIHSSASDGAVPTTQIDRNDVNENDFIIDLFTRTGLCTSKSDARRLVKQGGAYLNGSRVSTIDQKIGELDLDQGEMLLRAGKKKYHKIILK; the protein is encoded by the coding sequence ATGAGTGTATTATCAGTTTTAAAAGAGCGGGGGTTCGTTGATGCGGTAACCCATACTGCAGAACTGGAAGAATATCTGGAAAACAACCGGGCCACCTGTTACATCGGATTTGACCCCACGGCCACCAGCCTTCATGTGGGCAGCCTGGTGTGTATCATGGCCCTGGCCCATATGCAGCGGTGCGGACACCGGCCCATTGCTCTGGTGGGGGGCGGGACCGGTCTGATCGGAGACCCGTCCGGGAAAACGGAAATGCGCCAGATCATTACCCAGGAACAGATCGATGAAAACAAAGCCGGGATTCGGGCTCAGTTGTCCAGATTCATTGATTTCAACAATGACCAGGCCCTGTTGCTGGACAATGCCCAGTGGCTGACAAAACTGGAATATATCCCTTTTTTAAGAGATATCGGGCGGCATTTTTCAATCAACCGGATGATCAAGGCGGAAAGTTACAAAGCCCGGATGGACTCAGAAGAAGGACTGACCTTCATTGAGTTCAACTATATGCTGCTTCAGGCGTATGATTTTATGAAACTGGCCCAAAATTATGATGCATTGCTTCAAATGGGCGGCAGTGATCAGTGGGGAAATATTGTGGCAGGGATTGACCTGATTCGAAGAACGCTTGGAAAACAGGCGTTTGGAATTACGTTTCCATTGATCACCACGGCTTCGGGCATCAAAATGGGAAAAACTCATAAAGGTGCGGTATGGCTGGATCCGGACCGGTTTTCTCCGTATGATTATTATCAATTCTGGGTCAATTGCGATGATGCGGATGTGGCCAGATTTTTGGCATTGTTTACATTTCTTCCCATGGATGAAATCAATCATGTCAAAACCCTTGAAGGAGCGGATCTGAATAAAGCCAAGACCATTCTGGCGTATGAAGCCACCAAAATTGCCCATGGGAAAACTCAGGCCCGGGCCGCATTAAAAGCCTCAGCATCGGTTTTCGGAGCCATTGAAGTACCTGATGATTTGCTGCCGGGTTCAACAATTTCCCGGGGCATCCATTCATCCGCGTCTGATGGGGCCGTTCCGACAACACAAATCGATCGAAACGATGTCAACGAAAACGATTTTATCATCGATTTGTTCACCCGGACCGGTCTGTGTACATCCAAATCAGATGCCAGACGTCTGGTAAAGCAAGGCGGTGCTTATTTGAACGGAAGCCGGGTATCTACGATCGATCAAAAGATTGGGGAACTTGATCTGGATCAGGGGGAGATGCTGCTTCGGGCCGGCAAAAAAAAGTACCATAAGATAATTTTAAAATGA